From the Primulina tabacum isolate GXHZ01 chromosome 15, ASM2559414v2, whole genome shotgun sequence genome, one window contains:
- the LOC142525882 gene encoding uncharacterized protein LOC142525882: MNNQGFGSFRNLSDCGQFDFSPISSYSQMLDNANDTEIPPFNPSKKEHFQSADTLQSLVQSCLCSKQCLSSQQKSIKSCNVNVPECKNHKLRPYKKISNSSSSRYSRSGFDKINHVCSKFQLETTLIGSKNVVSTKENKKRIRWTEDLHMKFITSVCRLGGPKKATPKAILNLMNCDGLTIFHVKSHLQKYRVSQLIMQQTTEGITEPIDTKM; the protein is encoded by the exons ATGAACAATCAAGGCTTTGGATCCTTCCGCAATTTATCAG ATTGTGGGCAGTTCGATTTCAGCCCGATCTCATCATATTCACAGATGTTAGATAATGCTAATGATACAGAAATCCCACCGTTTAACCCTTCCAAAAAAGAACATTTTCAATCCGCAGACACTTTGCAGTCTCTTGTTCAATCTTGTTTGTGCAGTAAACAATGCCTGTCATCACAACAAAAGTCAATCAAATCTTGCAACGTTAATGTCCCAGAATGCAAGAACCATAAGCTTCGACCATacaaaaaaatatccaacagcTCGAGCTCGAGGTACTCGAGGTCCGGTTTCGACAAAATCAATCATGTT TGCAGCAAATTTCAGCTGGAGACAACACTGATCGGTTCGAAGAATGTTGTTTctacaaaagaaaacaaaaagagGATTAGATGGACCGAGGACCTTCACATGAAGTTTATAACAAGTGTGTGTCGTCTAGGTGGTCCAAAAA AGGCAACACCAAAGGCAATCCTTAATCTAATGAACTGTGATGGGCTCacaatttttcatgttaaaagcCACTTACAG AAATATCGGGTCTCCCAACTGATCATGCAACAAACCACAGAAG GGATTACTGAACCGATCGATACAAAAATGTGA